In Aquiflexum balticum DSM 16537, a single genomic region encodes these proteins:
- a CDS encoding sodium:solute symporter family protein, with protein MHFIDLGIFVGYMLLMLGVGYYFMRQNRSQDDYYVGGRNIGPWHIGLSVVATDVGGGFSVGLGGLGFVMGLSGSWMLFTGLLGAWLAAVFLIPRIKQDKAFANFYTFPQIFKHLFDKKVGIAAAVISLIGYLGFTSSQLLAGAKLASGTFIELGLTEALLIMGVIAVVYTVLGGLKAVIYTDTVQWIILMSGFIFIGLPVAYFHVGGWEVIQATLPREFFSLSNLSWQDFANWGITILPIWFIGMTLYQRIYASRDTKSAQKAWFIAGLFEWPIMAFMGVSLGLLSRVAFEQGLLIMDLETLDPEMGLPILLRTILPPGILGLMMAAYFSAVLSTADSCLMAASGNLSTDIFGKWLNKKKERHQIRYGQVFTLILGIIALIVAMQMTNVLDLMLYSYAFMVSGLLVPILFGLFTRKRNPDAAISAMITGGTVTVILGLLTIDLPFGLDPNFFGVFASLAVFLLVNKYRESKIQNKINEYA; from the coding sequence ATGCATTTTATTGATCTCGGCATATTTGTCGGGTACATGTTGTTGATGCTTGGGGTGGGGTATTATTTTATGCGCCAAAACAGGAGTCAGGATGATTATTATGTTGGTGGAAGAAATATCGGACCATGGCATATCGGGCTATCCGTGGTCGCAACAGATGTAGGTGGGGGATTTTCTGTGGGGCTTGGTGGTTTGGGTTTTGTCATGGGCCTTTCGGGAAGTTGGATGCTTTTTACAGGATTGTTGGGGGCATGGTTAGCAGCAGTATTTTTGATCCCGAGGATAAAGCAGGATAAAGCATTCGCTAATTTTTATACTTTCCCACAAATATTCAAACATCTATTTGACAAAAAGGTAGGCATTGCTGCTGCTGTTATTTCCCTGATAGGTTATCTTGGATTTACGTCTTCACAGTTATTGGCGGGGGCTAAATTAGCCTCAGGCACTTTTATTGAATTGGGTTTGACCGAGGCCTTGTTGATAATGGGGGTTATTGCTGTGGTCTACACAGTTTTGGGTGGACTGAAGGCGGTAATCTATACAGATACAGTCCAATGGATTATTTTGATGTCGGGATTTATCTTTATTGGTCTTCCTGTTGCCTATTTTCACGTAGGTGGATGGGAAGTCATCCAAGCCACATTGCCACGGGAGTTTTTTAGTCTTTCCAACCTCAGTTGGCAGGATTTTGCCAATTGGGGCATTACAATTTTGCCAATCTGGTTTATAGGAATGACATTATATCAGAGAATTTACGCCAGCAGAGATACCAAATCTGCCCAAAAAGCTTGGTTTATAGCCGGATTGTTTGAATGGCCAATTATGGCTTTTATGGGAGTTTCCTTAGGACTTCTTTCTAGGGTGGCATTTGAACAAGGTCTCTTGATAATGGATTTGGAAACTTTGGATCCTGAAATGGGATTGCCGATTCTCCTGAGGACAATCCTGCCTCCGGGTATTTTGGGCTTGATGATGGCGGCCTATTTTTCAGCTGTACTGTCCACAGCGGATTCTTGTCTGATGGCCGCATCTGGAAATTTGTCAACAGATATATTTGGTAAATGGCTGAATAAGAAAAAAGAAAGACATCAGATTCGATATGGGCAAGTGTTTACCTTGATTTTGGGAATCATTGCCCTGATTGTAGCTATGCAAATGACAAACGTTTTGGATTTAATGTTGTATAGTTATGCATTTATGGTTTCTGGACTTTTGGTTCCGATCCTTTTCGGGTTGTTTACAAGAAAAAGAAACCCTGATGCTGCTATATCTGCCATGATTACAGGCGGGACTGTCACCGTGATTCTTGGTTTATTGACCATAGACTTACCTTTTGGGCTTGATCCGAATTTTTTTGGTGTTTTTGCCTCTTTAGCAGTGTTTTTGCTTGTTAATAAGTATAGAGAATCGAAAATTCAAAATAAAATTAATGAATATGCTTAA
- a CDS encoding GNAT family N-acetyltransferase — MLKIETISAADQATFLQKKEIADFLFVQLEQYGDPINDIMKCLDYALDQAVDKGGFVVLARENQKIVGAVVINKTGMSGYIPENILVYTAVDTSQRGKGVGKKLMTTAIELANGDIALHVEADNPAKKLYEKLGFTNKYLEMRLKKEDGISNLK; from the coding sequence ATGCTTAAAATAGAAACTATATCCGCCGCAGATCAAGCTACTTTTTTACAGAAAAAAGAGATAGCAGATTTTTTGTTTGTACAGTTGGAACAATATGGTGATCCAATCAATGACATCATGAAATGTCTTGATTATGCTTTGGATCAGGCAGTGGATAAAGGCGGATTTGTGGTTTTGGCGCGTGAAAATCAAAAAATAGTTGGTGCTGTAGTCATCAATAAAACAGGAATGTCCGGATATATTCCAGAAAACATATTGGTTTATACCGCTGTAGATACTTCCCAAAGAGGAAAAGGTGTGGGTAAAAAGCTGATGACCACTGCTATTGAACTTGCCAATGGGGATATAGCACTTCACGTAGAGGCGGATAATCCCGCTAAAAAATTATATGAAAAGCTGGGGTTTACCAATAAATACCTGGAAATGAGACTTAAAAAAGAAGATGGCATATCTAACCTTAAATAG